In a genomic window of Diabrotica undecimpunctata isolate CICGRU chromosome 2, icDiaUnde3, whole genome shotgun sequence:
- the LOC140435091 gene encoding large ribosomal subunit protein mL63: protein MRLFYALFRRKHMPNGNIYTGKHRIWKQPTIKDVLKLKIELEEEEKNMYYLRHPYLTLEQSSGHAQALGKNEANYIKTKTKQKPFYEKVTIESRLAHLRVKEGWD from the exons AGGCTATTCTACGCCTTGTTCAGGAGAAAACATATGCCCAATGGAAATATATACACCGGGAAACATCGTATTTGGAAGCAGCCAACGATAAAAGATGTTTTAAAACTGAAAATAGAACTTGAAGAGGAAGAGAAGAACATGTATTATTTAAGACATCCATATTTAACTCTC gaaCAGTCTTCTGGTCATGCTCAAGCTCTTGGTAAGAATGAGGCAAATTATATAAAGaccaaaaccaaacaaaaaccgTTTTATGAAAAAGTAACAATAGAATCCCGCCTAGCACATTTAAGAGTTAAAGAAGGATGGGATTAG